AAGATAATTTTATTCGGTTCTTTTGCAAGAGGAGATATAAATGAAAGTTCAGATGTAGATTTAATCGTTATAGCTGATTGGAAAGAGGATTTCTTAGAAAGGATAAAAATTTTATTAGAATTAAATAAATTTAAAATTCCTCTTGAGCCTTTAGGATATACTGAAGAAGAATTTGAAAAATTAATTAAAGAAGGTAATTCATTTATTTTGAAAGTATTAAATGAAGGAAAAATAATTTATCAAGCTAAATAAAAGCATATTATTATCTAAAATTGATTAAGACATCTCATGATTCATTAATATAAGAAATCAAAAAGGAAATATATGGATTGTAACAAAATTACACTATATTTTTAATAAATTTTATCCCCTCCTTTATCGCGATGTCTAAGCTTGGTGATGGATCAACTTCTATACCTAGAAAATAATTATAGCTAACTTCTTTTAAATATTTAATAAATGATTTAAAATCAAAATGTCCCATTCCAGGAGCAAGCCTATTATTGTCTGCCAAATGAACATGTAATAGTTTTCTTGAAGCATCTTTTACTGCTTTCTCTATACTGGACTCTTCTATATTCATATGATAAGTATCTATCATTAAACCAAAGTTATTCATTCCTATTTCTTCTAATGTTTTTATTCCATCTTTTACAGTATGTATATAACTAGTCTCATATCTATTTTCAGGTTCAATTAGTAGAAAAACATTAAATTTTTGAGCGTATTTTCCACATTCTACTAAGCTTTTAATAATATTTTTCCATCCTTTTTTAAGTAATGAATTGATAATTTTCCCTCTAATTAATCCAATTGAAACATATTTAGCCTCTATTTTCGATGCTAAATTAATACAATCTTTAAGATTTTCTATAGCTAACCTTCTAATATATTCATTAGGATGTGATATACTTAATCCATAATGAATATTAAGAAAACCAGATGCTATACATACAACTTCAAGTTTATTATCATATACCAATTTCTTGATATAATTTACATTTATTTTTTTAATATAAAATGGAAGAAACTCTATTCCATCATATCCATATGAAGAAATTAAATTAATTGTTTCTTCAAAATTTTTTTTATTTTTCCAAAAAGGAGATTCTGGTGTGTGTATATAAAAATCTATCTTCATAATTTAATATTAATTTTATTAGCCAATTCTAATATATAATTTTTTCCATCATTTATTTCTTTTGCTATATCTTCGTATTTCCCTGCTACATCTATATTTAAAAAGCGATCATAGTTAATTTTTTTAACTGCTTTTAAAAAATTTTCCCAATCTATTTTACCTTTACCAGGAGCCCAATGGTAATCATTACATCCATCATTATCAGCTAAATGTATAAGAAAAATGTTATCTTTTAATTTTTCTAATGCTATAGGCAATATTTCCTTTTGAACAAAAAAGTGAGCTGTATCAAAAACAAGTCCTAAATTTTTTGAGCCTATTGTTTTTATTAAATTAAGCATTGAGTCAGAATTTGATATTATTTCATATGGTCTTATTTCGAGTGCAAATAATAATTTATTTTTTTCAACAATATCAACAATTTTTCTAATCCTATTAACATAATTATCCCAAGCTTCTTTCCAAGAGAATTCTTCTGGAACTGAAATGCTACTAGGTGGCGTGTATTCATCATATAACCTTTTCCATTCTATTTTCCATGATGGATGCGGAGCAGTATGAGCATAGATTAAGTCTGTTTCTAGCAAATTTGTTACAGTTATAATGTCTTCCATATATTTTAATAAAAGTGGTTCTGTATTCTTTGATGGATCTATAATTATGTTTCTAAGGAAACCAGCTTCAAAGGCATTACAATAAATATTAAGAGGTTTATAATAATCAACTAATTTCTTTACTTTATCTTTATTTAAAAAATCTCTTTTAAAATGATCTAATGTAAAAGCTGCCAATTCAAATCCTTTAAAATTATTATTTTTGCTCCAATCAATAAACTTCATATAATCTTCAATAGTAGGCATTTCATTATACATTACACGTGCATATGCTACTGTTATTCCTAATTTCATGAATAATCTTTTCAAAAAAGTTCTTTATAAATTTTTTGAAATATTAAAGAGAATTGATAAGTCAATATTCTTTTTTTACAAATTAAGTTTAAGCTAAAAATTATATTTTAAACATAAAAATTTTCATAAATCTTATTAAAATTTATCTTTTTAATCCACTTAATACAATAGATTGAACAAATTGTTTTGCAAGTAATAAATATGCTAAAAGAATCGGTAATGAATATATTAATGAAAAGGCGGCAAGCATCGCATAATTAACTGTACCTTCAGTCATCACTCCTCCTGAATATTTTATAAACGCCACTCCTATAGATAACAGAAAGTTTTCTTTTGAAGTTAGTATTAATAATGGCCATAAAAATTCATTCCACCCCCAAAGGAAGTTTATTATAGTAGCAGTTGCAAGTGCTGGTTTTATTAATGGAAGAATTATTCTAAGAAAAATCATGAATTCTCCAGCTCCATCAATTCTAGCCGAATCAAATAATTCGCCAGGTAATTGTGAAATATATTGTCTCATAAAGAAGATAGTCCAAGCACCACTAAGATTTGGAAGTATGATCGCTAAGAGAGAATCCATTAAGCCCATGCGTATCATCATGAATGACCATGGAATTACAAGTACTATTGGAGGAATCATTAATTTTGACATTATTAGTATAAACATTTTCTCTTTCCCTTTAAATTGAAGTTTTGCAAATGCATATCCAGCCAATGTTCCTAAAAAAATTGTAGAGATTGTAATTGAACCAGCTACTATGAAAGTATTTATACTCATTCTTATGAGATCTATTTTATTTTGAATTTCAATAAAGTTATTCAAAGTAAATTCTTTAGGTATTATTGTTGGAGGGATACTTATTATTTCACGGTATGGTTTAAATGCATTTAAAATTAATAGTATTAATGGAGTTATAAAAAGGATAATAATTATTAATATTATGAAATTTCTAATTATATCTTTAATCTTATTATTCTTATTCAT
The DNA window shown above is from Nitrososphaerota archaeon and carries:
- a CDS encoding nucleotidyltransferase domain-containing protein, with amino-acid sequence MFKLCRVDLKGIQKIFEGIENYKKIVIKEINPKKIILFGSFARGDINESSDVDLIVIADWKEDFLERIKILLELNKFKIPLEPLGYTEEEFEKLIKEGNSFILKVLNEGKIIYQAK
- a CDS encoding sugar phosphate isomerase/epimerase family protein, giving the protein MKIDFYIHTPESPFWKNKKNFEETINLISSYGYDGIEFLPFYIKKINVNYIKKLVYDNKLEVVCIASGFLNIHYGLSISHPNEYIRRLAIENLKDCINLASKIEAKYVSIGLIRGKIINSLLKKGWKNIIKSLVECGKYAQKFNVFLLIEPENRYETSYIHTVKDGIKTLEEIGMNNFGLMIDTYHMNIEESSIEKAVKDASRKLLHVHLADNNRLAPGMGHFDFKSFIKYLKEVSYNYFLGIEVDPSPSLDIAIKEGIKFIKNIV
- a CDS encoding sugar phosphate isomerase/epimerase; amino-acid sequence: MKLGITVAYARVMYNEMPTIEDYMKFIDWSKNNNFKGFELAAFTLDHFKRDFLNKDKVKKLVDYYKPLNIYCNAFEAGFLRNIIIDPSKNTEPLLLKYMEDIITVTNLLETDLIYAHTAPHPSWKIEWKRLYDEYTPPSSISVPEEFSWKEAWDNYVNRIRKIVDIVEKNKLLFALEIRPYEIISNSDSMLNLIKTIGSKNLGLVFDTAHFFVQKEILPIALEKLKDNIFLIHLADNDGCNDYHWAPGKGKIDWENFLKAVKKINYDRFLNIDVAGKYEDIAKEINDGKNYILELANKINIKL
- a CDS encoding carbohydrate ABC transporter permease, with protein sequence MNKNNKIKDIIRNFIILIIIILFITPLILLILNAFKPYREIISIPPTIIPKEFTLNNFIEIQNKIDLIRMSINTFIVAGSITISTIFLGTLAGYAFAKLQFKGKEKMFILIMSKLMIPPIVLVIPWSFMMIRMGLMDSLLAIILPNLSGAWTIFFMRQYISQLPGELFDSARIDGAGEFMIFLRIILPLIKPALATATIINFLWGWNEFLWPLLILTSKENFLLSIGVAFIKYSGGVMTEGTVNYAMLAAFSLIYSLPILLAYLLLAKQFVQSIVLSGLKR